The sequence TAGATTATATAAAATAAAAACATATAATACAAATATGATAAACTCAAGCCTTTATGATAACTACAGTATTGATTTTAAAGAAGAATATAAAACAGATGAAAAATCTTATTTTTTAATATTTTATAATGATGAAATATATTTAGAAAATAATTATATTCCATTACTTACTAAAGAAGAATTGTATAAAACATTCGATGTGGACTTTGACTTATATATTGGAACATATAAAAATAAAGCATGTTTTGTAGTAAACTTAATAAATAGAAAAAATGATAAAGGATTCTATAATTTACATGAAGTATTTAATATAAATGAAGAATTATTCTTAATAGGTGGAAGAGGATCACAAGTTAGAGATTGGTATAAAAATCATCAATATTGTGGAGTATGTGGAGAACACAATATAATAGATGAAAGAGAAATGATGCTTAAATGTCCAAAATGTGGTCACTTAAATTATACTAGAATTGCTCCTGCAATAATTGTAGCCATAAGAAAAGAAGATAAATTATTAATGGCATATCATAGTTATTATAAAACAAATGATTATTCTTTATTAGCAGGATTTGTAGAGGCGGGAGAAACATTAGAAGAAGCTGTAAGAAGGGAAGTAAAAGAAGAAGTTGGAATAAATATTAAAAATATCAAATATTTTGGAAGTCAATCATGGCCATTTCCAAACTCTTTAATGGTAGGTTTTACTGCAGAATATGATAGTGGTGAAATAGAGGTAGATAACTTCGAGATTCTAGATGCAAAATGGTTTAATAGAAATCAAATAAAAAGAAGATCAAATATAAGTATATCTTCATGGTTAATAGATGATTTTTTAGATAATAAATAAATCTATAAACTATCAAAAGGTTATACTCTATCAATCTTTAGATAATAAAGATTAAGAAAAATAAATTAATATCTATAATCTCTTATATAATAAAATTAAAAATAATAAAAATTAGTATCTATAAAATACTCTAAATAAATTATAATATAAAAAGAAGGTAATATTATGAAATTAGGATTTTCAACATTATCTCTTTTTATGAAACCAATACAAAATATGTTTGACATTGCAAAAAGAGATGGATTTGAATTAATTGAATTATTAAGTGAAGGGCCATATATCCCATATAACTTATTAAAACACTCAGAAATTATTAATAATTTAGATAAAAAAGGAATAAAATTATATTTACATGGGCCTAATGTTGATATAAATTTAGCAAGTTTAAATAAAGGAATAAGAGAAGAATCTATTAAACAGATATATGAAACAATAGATCTTGCAAATAAATTAGGTGGAGAAGCAATAACAATACATGCTGGACAAGTAGGAAGAAATGATGAAAGGATACGAAAAGTAGTCATAGATTATGCAATAGATTCAATTAATAAATGTATAGATTATAGTAAAGACAATAATAAGAATGTTAAGATATCTGTAGAAAATTTACCAAATAGATTTAATTTTATTGGAAATAATGTAGAAGAATTAGAGTATATCCAAGAAAATACAAATTCTTACATAACAATAGACACTGGTCATGCAAATACATGTGATAATTGCAGAGAATTTTTTGATTTAAATAATATAATATATTATCATATACATGATAACAATGGAAAAAAAGACCAACATTTAGTACTTAAAGAAGGTAATTTGGATTTAAATTTATTAAAAAAAGTAAACAATGGAATTATAGAATTAAACAAATATGAAAATGTATTAAAAACAAAAAATATAATAGAAGAACTAAAATTAATAAATTAAAATAATATCTACTAGAAAATATACAGAAAATATTGATAAATAAAATATATATTTGACAATAATAATTATACTAATATAATATATTTAGAAGTTCTATTAAATCATTAATAATATAATCAGAAGCTACAAGTAAATAATCTTCTTCAATAAAACTTTGAGCAATAGTTAATATTCCACAATCAGCTTGATTTAATGCAAAATAATCATTAGGCCCATCTCCAACCATTGTAACATTATATCCCTCAGATTGCAAATCTTTAACAATATTCTTTTTACCTATAGGACTTGCAGTTGGAAATCCATGAGAAGAATCAATATCTAAAAATTTAGTTAAGGTTTTAATAGCACCGACTCTATCACCAGATGCAATAAATATTTCATAACCTCTATTTTTAAGTTTATCTACTGTATATAATGCATTATCAAACAATTTACCTGCTGTAGTAATAGTATATAAAATCCTCTTATTTTTACAATCAATAATTAATGCAGTTCCATTACATATTTCCATATTTGGAACTTGTTTTTTCAAAATACTAAATCCATCAGTAATATCTGAAATCACTGCAGTATCATCATTTTTAATTATATCCAATATATCATCATTATTAAGATTAGTTGAACTATAACTAACAGAAAACTCAATATTATAATCAGAAAGTAAATCTGAAATTTTAGTATTAGGATCAAGTTTTAACAAACAAGAGGTATTAAACTGTAGGATAACAAGAGCAGCAGATTCAAAGTTATGAATAATCTCAAATGAATTTTTATCAGTAATAAATTCTTTATTTATAACATCTTTCAAGATTTTATACCTTTTAATTAAAGTACCAGAATTATCAAAAACAACAGCTTTCTTATTCATATTACCATTTTATAAATTTAATTAAAAAATAATATTTGTTTAATCTTATAAAAAATTATAGATTTAATAAATTCTAAAAAATATATAAATAAAAAGTTTATTTAATAGCTAAATATTTAAAGTTAAATAAATATATAATTAATTAATATAAAGATTATAAAATAAATTTTTTCATAATTAATTAATAATTTAATACTTATTAGGTGTTTCAATGAATATACTAGAAAAAGCTAATGCAATTAAAAATGGTGAAATAAAAGCATTAGATAATGTTAATAATTATATAAAAGTAATTGATGAAACTAATGATTCAATT is a genomic window of Methanobrevibacter wolinii SH containing:
- a CDS encoding sugar phosphate isomerase/epimerase family protein — protein: MKLGFSTLSLFMKPIQNMFDIAKRDGFELIELLSEGPYIPYNLLKHSEIINNLDKKGIKLYLHGPNVDINLASLNKGIREESIKQIYETIDLANKLGGEAITIHAGQVGRNDERIRKVVIDYAIDSINKCIDYSKDNNKNVKISVENLPNRFNFIGNNVEELEYIQENTNSYITIDTGHANTCDNCREFFDLNNIIYYHIHDNNGKKDQHLVLKEGNLDLNLLKKVNNGIIELNKYENVLKTKNIIEELKLIN
- a CDS encoding HAD family hydrolase, coding for MNKKAVVFDNSGTLIKRYKILKDVINKEFITDKNSFEIIHNFESAALVILQFNTSCLLKLDPNTKISDLLSDYNIEFSVSYSSTNLNNDDILDIIKNDDTAVISDITDGFSILKKQVPNMEICNGTALIIDCKNKRILYTITTAGKLFDNALYTVDKLKNRGYEIFIASGDRVGAIKTLTKFLDIDSSHGFPTASPIGKKNIVKDLQSEGYNVTMVGDGPNDYFALNQADCGILTIAQSFIEEDYLLVASDYIINDLIELLNILY
- the nudC gene encoding NAD(+) diphosphatase, whose amino-acid sequence is MINSSLYDNYSIDFKEEYKTDEKSYFLIFYNDEIYLENNYIPLLTKEELYKTFDVDFDLYIGTYKNKACFVVNLINRKNDKGFYNLHEVFNINEELFLIGGRGSQVRDWYKNHQYCGVCGEHNIIDEREMMLKCPKCGHLNYTRIAPAIIVAIRKEDKLLMAYHSYYKTNDYSLLAGFVEAGETLEEAVRREVKEEVGINIKNIKYFGSQSWPFPNSLMVGFTAEYDSGEIEVDNFEILDAKWFNRNQIKRRSNISISSWLIDDFLDNK